One region of Gorilla gorilla gorilla isolate KB3781 chromosome 15, NHGRI_mGorGor1-v2.1_pri, whole genome shotgun sequence genomic DNA includes:
- the CIDEB gene encoding lipid transferase CIDEB: protein MEYLSALNPSDLLRSVSNISSEFGRRVWTSAPPPQRPFRVCDHKRTIRKGLTAATRQELLAKALETLLLNGVLTLVLEEDGTAVDSEDFFQLLEDDTCLMVLESGQSWSPTRSGVLSYGLGRERPKHSKDIARITFDVYKQNPRDLFGSLNVKATFYGLYSMSCDFQGLGPKKVLRELLRWTSTLLQGLGHMLLGISSTLRHAVEGAEQWQQKGRLHSY from the exons ATGGAGTACCTCTCAGCTCTGAACCCCAGTGACTTACTCAG GTCAGTATCTAATATAAGCTCGGAGTTTGGACGGAGGGTCTGGACCTCAGCTCCACCACCCCAGCGACCTTTCCGTGTCTGTGATCACAAGCGGACCATCCGGAAAGGCCTGACAGCTGCCACCCGCCAGGAGCTGCTAGCCAAA GCATTGGAGACCCTACTGCTGAATGGAGTGCTAACCCTGGTGCTAGAGGAGGATGGAACTGCAGTGGACAGTGAGGACTTCTTCCAGCTGCTGGAGGATGACACGTGCCTGATGGTGTTGGAGTCTGGCCAGAGCTGGAGCCCTACAAGG AGTGGAGTGCTGTCATATGGCCTGGGACGGGAGAGGCCCAAGCACAGCAAGGACATCGCCCGCATCACCTTTGACGTGTACAAGCAAAACCCTCGAGACCTCTTTGGCAGCCTGAATGTCAAAGCCACATTCTACGGGCTCTACTCTATGAGTTGTGACTTTCAAGGACTTGGCCCAAAGAAAGTACTCAG GGAGCTCCTTCGTTGGACCTCCACACTGCTGCAAGGCCTGGGCCATATGTTGCTGGGAATTTCCTCCACCCTTCGTCATGCAGTGGAGGGGGCTGAACAGTGGCAGCAGAAGGGCCGCCTCCATTCCTACTAA
- the NOP9 gene encoding nucleolar protein 9 isoform X3, translating into MGLGPRSPHKVGRRFPAGGKRGHGAKGSGRPLPGRKRQPWPPPDGRSEPASDSHPHLSPEALGYFRRALSALKEAPETGEERDLMVHNIMKEVETQALALSTNRTGSEMLQELLGLSPSKPLCRVWAALRSNLRTVACHRCGVHVLQSALLQLPRLLGSAAEEKEEEDGKDGPTETLEELVLGLAAEVCDDFLVYCGDTHGSFVVRTLLQVLGGTILESERARPRGSQSSAESLFIYGIFLSWMAVCDLPTAHVLNLPSEAQKAPAQECKPADFEVPETFLNRLQDLSSSFLKDIAVFITDKISSFCLQVALQVLHRKLPQFCAHLCNAVIGYLSTRSSSVDGSPLLLFLRDQTSSRLLEQVLLVLEPPRLQSLFEEHLQGQLQTLAAHPIANFPLQRLLDAVTTPELLSPVFEELSPVLEAVLAQGHPGVVIALVGACRRVGAYQAKVLQLLLEAFHCAEPSSRQVACVPLFATLMAYEVYYGLTEEEGAVPAEHQVAVAAARALGDVTVLGSLLLQHLLHFSTPGLVLRSLGALTGPQLLSLAQSPAGSHVLDAILTSPSVTRKPRRRVLQNLKGQYVALACSRHGSRVLDAIWSGAALRARKEIAAELVDVTEM; encoded by the exons ATGGGGCTGGGTCCGCGCTCTCCACACAAGGTGGGGCGCCGGTTCCCAGCTGGTGGCAAACGGGGGCACGGGGCCAAGGGGTCGGGGCGCCCCTTACCAGGCCGTAAGCGGCAACCCTGGCCGCCTCCGGATGGGCGCTCGGAGCCGGCTTCAGATTCGCACCCGCACCTGAGCCCGGAAGCTCTGGGATATTTCCGCCGGGCGCTGTCAGCATTGAAAGAGGCTCCCGAGACTGGGGAAGAACGAG ATCTGATGGTGCACAATATTATGAAGGAAGTAGAGACTCAGGCCCTAGCTTTGTCCACGAACAGGACTGGCAGTGAGATGCTGCAGGAACTGTTGGGATTGAGTCCCTCGAAACCGCTTTGTCGCGTATGGGCTGCTCTGCGCTCTAACTTGCGCACTGTGGCCTGTCACCGATGCGGGGTCCATGTATTACAAAGTGCTTTGCTACAGCTCCCTCGATTGCTGGGGAGTGCtgcagaggagaaggaggaggaggatggaaaGGATGGTCCCACGGAGACCCTGGAGGAGCTGGTCCTGGGACTAGCCGCTGAGGTGTGTGATGATTTTCTTGTCTACTGTGGAGACACACATGGCAGCTTCGTGGTCAGAACTCTGCTTCAGGTGTTAGGAGGGACTATTCTGGAGTCTGAGAGAGCCAGGCCCCGTGGTTCCCAATCATCTG CGGAATCCTTGTTCATCTATGGAATTTTCCTCTCCTGGATGGCAGTTTGTGATCTCCCCACTGCACATGTTCTTAATCTTCCTTCAGAAGCACAGAAGGCCCCAGCTCAGGAATGTAAGCCAGCTGATTTTGAAGTCCCTGAAACCTTTTTGAATCGCCTTCAGGACCTGAGCTCCTCCTTTCTGAAGGACATTGCAG TGTTTATCACTGATAAGATCTCCAGCTTCTGTCTTCAAGTGGCTTTACAGGTTTTACACCGCAAACTTCCCCAGTTTTGCGCTCATCTCTGCAATGCTGTGATTGGCTACCTGAGTACTCGCAGTTCCTCAGTAGATGGCAG TCCCCTACTGCTATTTCTCCGAGATCAGACGAGTTCCAGACTCCTGGAGCAGGTCCTGCTGGTGTTGGAGCCCCCAAGACTCCAGAGCCTCTTTGAGGAGCACTTGCAGGGGCAGCTGCAGACCCTGGCTGCACATCCCATTGCCAACTTCCCTTTGCAGCGCTTACTGGATGCAGTCACTACCCCTGAGCTG CTGTCCCCTGTGTTTGAGGAGCTGAGCCCTGTCTTGGAAGCTGTATTGGCCCAGGGCCACCCAGGGGTAGTCATTGCCCTGGTGGGGGCCTGTCGCAGAGTTGGGGCCTACCAAGCCAAGGTCCTACAGCTCTTGTTGGAG GCATTCCACTGTGCAGAGCCCTCATCCCGGCAAGTGGCCTGTGTGCCTCTCTTTGCCACTTTGATGGCTTATGAGGTGTACTATGGACTGACGGAGGAGGAGGGGGCAGTACCTGCAGAGCACCAG GTGGCAGTGGCCGCAGCCAGAGCCTTGGGGGATGTGACAGTCCTTGGGTCTCTACTGCTCCAGCATCTGCTGCACTTCTCCACTCCTGGTCTTGTACTTCGAAGTCTGGGTGCCTTGACAGGACCACAGCTTCTGTCCCTGGCCCAAAGTCCCGCTGGCTCTCATGTGCTCGATGCCATCCTGACCAGCCCCTCTGTGACGCGCAAGCCGCGCCGCCGTGTGCTGCAGAACCTAAAG GGACAATATGTGGCTCTGGCCTGTAGTCGCCATGGCAGCCGTGTGCTAGATGCCATCTGGAGTGGAGCAGCCTTGAGGGCCCGGAAGGAAATTGCTGCTGAGCTGG TGGACGTGACGGAGATGTGA
- the NOP9 gene encoding nucleolar protein 9 isoform X1, translated as MGLGPRSPHKVGRRFPAGGKRGHGAKGSGRPLPGRKRQPWPPPDGRSEPASDSHPHLSPEALGYFRRALSALKEAPETGEERDLMVHNIMKEVETQALALSTNRTGSEMLQELLGLSPSKPLCRVWAALRSNLRTVACHRCGVHVLQSALLQLPRLLGSAAEEKEEEDGKDGPTETLEELVLGLAAEVCDDFLVYCGDTHGSFVVRTLLQVLGGTILESERARPRGSQSSAESLFIYGIFLSWMAVCDLPTAHVLNLPSEAQKAPAQECKPADFEVPETFLNRLQDLSSSFLKDIAVFITDKISSFCLQVALQVLHRKLPQFCAHLCNAVIGYLSTRSSSVDGSPLLLFLRDQTSSRLLEQVLLVLEPPRLQSLFEEHLQGQLQTLAAHPIANFPLQRLLDAVTTPELLSPVFEELSPVLEAVLAQGHPGVVIALVGACRRVGAYQAKVLQLLLEAFHCAEPSSRQVACVPLFATLMAYEVYYGLTEEEGAVPAEHQVAVAAARALGDVTVLGSLLLQHLLHFSTPGLVLRSLGALTGPQLLSLAQSPAGSHVLDAILTSPSVTRKPRRRVLQNLKGQYVALACSRHGSRVLDAIWSGAALRARKEIAAELGEQNQELIRDPFGHHVARNVALTTFLKRREAWEQQQGAVAKRRRALNSILED; from the exons ATGGGGCTGGGTCCGCGCTCTCCACACAAGGTGGGGCGCCGGTTCCCAGCTGGTGGCAAACGGGGGCACGGGGCCAAGGGGTCGGGGCGCCCCTTACCAGGCCGTAAGCGGCAACCCTGGCCGCCTCCGGATGGGCGCTCGGAGCCGGCTTCAGATTCGCACCCGCACCTGAGCCCGGAAGCTCTGGGATATTTCCGCCGGGCGCTGTCAGCATTGAAAGAGGCTCCCGAGACTGGGGAAGAACGAG ATCTGATGGTGCACAATATTATGAAGGAAGTAGAGACTCAGGCCCTAGCTTTGTCCACGAACAGGACTGGCAGTGAGATGCTGCAGGAACTGTTGGGATTGAGTCCCTCGAAACCGCTTTGTCGCGTATGGGCTGCTCTGCGCTCTAACTTGCGCACTGTGGCCTGTCACCGATGCGGGGTCCATGTATTACAAAGTGCTTTGCTACAGCTCCCTCGATTGCTGGGGAGTGCtgcagaggagaaggaggaggaggatggaaaGGATGGTCCCACGGAGACCCTGGAGGAGCTGGTCCTGGGACTAGCCGCTGAGGTGTGTGATGATTTTCTTGTCTACTGTGGAGACACACATGGCAGCTTCGTGGTCAGAACTCTGCTTCAGGTGTTAGGAGGGACTATTCTGGAGTCTGAGAGAGCCAGGCCCCGTGGTTCCCAATCATCTG CGGAATCCTTGTTCATCTATGGAATTTTCCTCTCCTGGATGGCAGTTTGTGATCTCCCCACTGCACATGTTCTTAATCTTCCTTCAGAAGCACAGAAGGCCCCAGCTCAGGAATGTAAGCCAGCTGATTTTGAAGTCCCTGAAACCTTTTTGAATCGCCTTCAGGACCTGAGCTCCTCCTTTCTGAAGGACATTGCAG TGTTTATCACTGATAAGATCTCCAGCTTCTGTCTTCAAGTGGCTTTACAGGTTTTACACCGCAAACTTCCCCAGTTTTGCGCTCATCTCTGCAATGCTGTGATTGGCTACCTGAGTACTCGCAGTTCCTCAGTAGATGGCAG TCCCCTACTGCTATTTCTCCGAGATCAGACGAGTTCCAGACTCCTGGAGCAGGTCCTGCTGGTGTTGGAGCCCCCAAGACTCCAGAGCCTCTTTGAGGAGCACTTGCAGGGGCAGCTGCAGACCCTGGCTGCACATCCCATTGCCAACTTCCCTTTGCAGCGCTTACTGGATGCAGTCACTACCCCTGAGCTG CTGTCCCCTGTGTTTGAGGAGCTGAGCCCTGTCTTGGAAGCTGTATTGGCCCAGGGCCACCCAGGGGTAGTCATTGCCCTGGTGGGGGCCTGTCGCAGAGTTGGGGCCTACCAAGCCAAGGTCCTACAGCTCTTGTTGGAG GCATTCCACTGTGCAGAGCCCTCATCCCGGCAAGTGGCCTGTGTGCCTCTCTTTGCCACTTTGATGGCTTATGAGGTGTACTATGGACTGACGGAGGAGGAGGGGGCAGTACCTGCAGAGCACCAG GTGGCAGTGGCCGCAGCCAGAGCCTTGGGGGATGTGACAGTCCTTGGGTCTCTACTGCTCCAGCATCTGCTGCACTTCTCCACTCCTGGTCTTGTACTTCGAAGTCTGGGTGCCTTGACAGGACCACAGCTTCTGTCCCTGGCCCAAAGTCCCGCTGGCTCTCATGTGCTCGATGCCATCCTGACCAGCCCCTCTGTGACGCGCAAGCCGCGCCGCCGTGTGCTGCAGAACCTAAAG GGACAATATGTGGCTCTGGCCTGTAGTCGCCATGGCAGCCGTGTGCTAGATGCCATCTGGAGTGGAGCAGCCTTGAGGGCCCGGAAGGAAATTGCTGCTGAGCTGG GGGAGCAGAACCAGGAGCTGATAAGAGACCCTTTCGGCCACCATGTGGCTCGAAATGTGGCCTTGACTACCTTCCTAAAGCGGCGAGAGGCTTGGGAACAGCAGCAGGGTGCGGTGGCCAAGCGGAGGCGGGCATTGAACTCCATACTTGAAGACTGA
- the NOP9 gene encoding nucleolar protein 9 isoform X2, whose protein sequence is MGLGPRSPHKVGRRFPAGGKRGHGAKGSGRPLPGRKRQPWPPPDGRSEPASDSHPHLSPEALGYFRRALSALKEAPETGEERDLMVHNIMKEVETQALALSTNRTGSEMLQELLGLSPSKPLCRVWAALRSNLRTVACHRCGVHVLQSALLQLPRLLGSAAEEKEEEDGKDGPTETLEELVLGLAAEVCDDFLVYCGDTHGSFVVRTLLQVLGGTILESERARPRGSQSSEAQKAPAQECKPADFEVPETFLNRLQDLSSSFLKDIAVFITDKISSFCLQVALQVLHRKLPQFCAHLCNAVIGYLSTRSSSVDGSPLLLFLRDQTSSRLLEQVLLVLEPPRLQSLFEEHLQGQLQTLAAHPIANFPLQRLLDAVTTPELLSPVFEELSPVLEAVLAQGHPGVVIALVGACRRVGAYQAKVLQLLLEAFHCAEPSSRQVACVPLFATLMAYEVYYGLTEEEGAVPAEHQVAVAAARALGDVTVLGSLLLQHLLHFSTPGLVLRSLGALTGPQLLSLAQSPAGSHVLDAILTSPSVTRKPRRRVLQNLKGQYVALACSRHGSRVLDAIWSGAALRARKEIAAELGEQNQELIRDPFGHHVARNVALTTFLKRREAWEQQQGAVAKRRRALNSILED, encoded by the exons ATGGGGCTGGGTCCGCGCTCTCCACACAAGGTGGGGCGCCGGTTCCCAGCTGGTGGCAAACGGGGGCACGGGGCCAAGGGGTCGGGGCGCCCCTTACCAGGCCGTAAGCGGCAACCCTGGCCGCCTCCGGATGGGCGCTCGGAGCCGGCTTCAGATTCGCACCCGCACCTGAGCCCGGAAGCTCTGGGATATTTCCGCCGGGCGCTGTCAGCATTGAAAGAGGCTCCCGAGACTGGGGAAGAACGAG ATCTGATGGTGCACAATATTATGAAGGAAGTAGAGACTCAGGCCCTAGCTTTGTCCACGAACAGGACTGGCAGTGAGATGCTGCAGGAACTGTTGGGATTGAGTCCCTCGAAACCGCTTTGTCGCGTATGGGCTGCTCTGCGCTCTAACTTGCGCACTGTGGCCTGTCACCGATGCGGGGTCCATGTATTACAAAGTGCTTTGCTACAGCTCCCTCGATTGCTGGGGAGTGCtgcagaggagaaggaggaggaggatggaaaGGATGGTCCCACGGAGACCCTGGAGGAGCTGGTCCTGGGACTAGCCGCTGAGGTGTGTGATGATTTTCTTGTCTACTGTGGAGACACACATGGCAGCTTCGTGGTCAGAACTCTGCTTCAGGTGTTAGGAGGGACTATTCTGGAGTCTGAGAGAGCCAGGCCCCGTGGTTCCCAATCATCTG AAGCACAGAAGGCCCCAGCTCAGGAATGTAAGCCAGCTGATTTTGAAGTCCCTGAAACCTTTTTGAATCGCCTTCAGGACCTGAGCTCCTCCTTTCTGAAGGACATTGCAG TGTTTATCACTGATAAGATCTCCAGCTTCTGTCTTCAAGTGGCTTTACAGGTTTTACACCGCAAACTTCCCCAGTTTTGCGCTCATCTCTGCAATGCTGTGATTGGCTACCTGAGTACTCGCAGTTCCTCAGTAGATGGCAG TCCCCTACTGCTATTTCTCCGAGATCAGACGAGTTCCAGACTCCTGGAGCAGGTCCTGCTGGTGTTGGAGCCCCCAAGACTCCAGAGCCTCTTTGAGGAGCACTTGCAGGGGCAGCTGCAGACCCTGGCTGCACATCCCATTGCCAACTTCCCTTTGCAGCGCTTACTGGATGCAGTCACTACCCCTGAGCTG CTGTCCCCTGTGTTTGAGGAGCTGAGCCCTGTCTTGGAAGCTGTATTGGCCCAGGGCCACCCAGGGGTAGTCATTGCCCTGGTGGGGGCCTGTCGCAGAGTTGGGGCCTACCAAGCCAAGGTCCTACAGCTCTTGTTGGAG GCATTCCACTGTGCAGAGCCCTCATCCCGGCAAGTGGCCTGTGTGCCTCTCTTTGCCACTTTGATGGCTTATGAGGTGTACTATGGACTGACGGAGGAGGAGGGGGCAGTACCTGCAGAGCACCAG GTGGCAGTGGCCGCAGCCAGAGCCTTGGGGGATGTGACAGTCCTTGGGTCTCTACTGCTCCAGCATCTGCTGCACTTCTCCACTCCTGGTCTTGTACTTCGAAGTCTGGGTGCCTTGACAGGACCACAGCTTCTGTCCCTGGCCCAAAGTCCCGCTGGCTCTCATGTGCTCGATGCCATCCTGACCAGCCCCTCTGTGACGCGCAAGCCGCGCCGCCGTGTGCTGCAGAACCTAAAG GGACAATATGTGGCTCTGGCCTGTAGTCGCCATGGCAGCCGTGTGCTAGATGCCATCTGGAGTGGAGCAGCCTTGAGGGCCCGGAAGGAAATTGCTGCTGAGCTGG GGGAGCAGAACCAGGAGCTGATAAGAGACCCTTTCGGCCACCATGTGGCTCGAAATGTGGCCTTGACTACCTTCCTAAAGCGGCGAGAGGCTTGGGAACAGCAGCAGGGTGCGGTGGCCAAGCGGAGGCGGGCATTGAACTCCATACTTGAAGACTGA
- the LTB4R2 gene encoding leukotriene B4 receptor 2 isoform X1: protein MAPSHRASQVGFCPTPERPLWRLPPTCRPRRMSVCYRPPGNETLLSWKTSRATGTAFLLLAALLGLPGNGFVVWSLAGWRPARGRPLAATLVLHLALADGAVLLLTPLFVAFLTGQAWPLGQAGCKAVYYVCALSMYASVLLTGLLSLQRCLAVTRPFLAPRLRSPALARRLLLAVWLAALLLAVPAAVYRHLWRDRVCQLCHPSPVHAAAHLSLETLTAFVLPFGLMLGCYSVTLARLRGARWGSGRHGARVGRLVSAIVLAFGLLWAPYHAVNLLQAVAALAPPEGALAKLGGAGQAARAGTTALAFFSSSVNPVLYVFTAGDLLPRAGPRFLTRLFEGSGEARGGGRSREGTMELRTTPQLKVVGQGRGNGDPGGGMEKDGPEWDL, encoded by the coding sequence ATGGCACCTTCTCATCGGGCATCACAGGTGGGGTTTTGCCCCACTCCTGAACGCCCTCTGTGGCGCCTTCCACCCACCTGTAGGCCCAGAAGGATGTCGGTCTGCTACCGTCCCCCAGGGAACGAGACACTGCTGAGCTGGAAGACTTCGCGGGCCACAGGCACAGCCTTCCTGCTGCTGGCGGCGCTGCTGGGGCTGCCCGGCAACGGCTTCGTGGTGTGGAGCTTGGCGGGCTGGCGGCCTGCACGGGGGCGACCGCTGGCGGCCACGCTTGTGCTGCACCTGGCGCTGGCCGACGGCGCGGTGCTGCTGCTCACGCCTCTCTTTGTGGCCTTCCTGACCGGGCAGGCCTGGCCGCTGGGCCAGGCGGGCTGCAAGGCGGTGTACTACGTGTGCGCGCTCAGCATGTACGCCAGCGTGCTGCTCACCGGCCTGCTCAGCCTGCAGCGCTGCCTCGCAGTCACCCGCCCCTTCCTGGCGCCTCGGCTGCGCAGCCCGGCCCTGGCCCGCCGCCTGCTGCTGGCCGTCTGGCTGGCCGCCCTGTTGCTCGCCGTCCCGGCCGCCGTCTACCGCCACCTGTGGAGGGACCGCGTATGCCAGCTGTGCCACCCGTCGCCGGTCCACGCCGCCGCCCACTTGAGCCTGGAGACTCTGACCGCCTTCGTGCTTCCTTTCGGGCTGATGCTCGGCTGCTACAGCGTGACGCTGGCACGGCTGCGGGGCGCCCGCTGGGGCTCCGGGCGGCACGGGGCGCGGGTGGGCCGGCTGGTGAGCGCCATCGTGCTTGCCTTCGGCTTACTCTGGGCCCCCTACCACGCAGTCAACCTTCTGCAGGCGGTCGCAGCGCTGGCTCCACCGGAAGGGGCCTTGGCGAAGCTGGGCGGAGCCGGCCAGGCGGCGCGAGCGGGAACTACGGCCTTGGCCTTCTTCAGTTCTAGCGTCAACCCGGTGCTCTACGTCTTCACCGCTGGAGATCTGCTGCCCCGGGCAGGTCCCCGTTTCCTCACGCGGCTCTTCGAAGGCTCTGGGGAGGCCCGAGGGGGCGGCCGCTCTAGGGAGGGGACCATGGAGCTCCGAACTACCCCTCAGCTGAAAGTGGTGGGGCAGGGCCGCGGCAATGGAGACCCGGGGGGTGGGATGGAGAAGGACGGTCCGGAATGGGACCTTTGA
- the LTB4R2 gene encoding leukotriene B4 receptor 2 isoform X2: MSVCYRPPGNETLLSWKTSRATGTAFLLLAALLGLPGNGFVVWSLAGWRPARGRPLAATLVLHLALADGAVLLLTPLFVAFLTGQAWPLGQAGCKAVYYVCALSMYASVLLTGLLSLQRCLAVTRPFLAPRLRSPALARRLLLAVWLAALLLAVPAAVYRHLWRDRVCQLCHPSPVHAAAHLSLETLTAFVLPFGLMLGCYSVTLARLRGARWGSGRHGARVGRLVSAIVLAFGLLWAPYHAVNLLQAVAALAPPEGALAKLGGAGQAARAGTTALAFFSSSVNPVLYVFTAGDLLPRAGPRFLTRLFEGSGEARGGGRSREGTMELRTTPQLKVVGQGRGNGDPGGGMEKDGPEWDL, encoded by the coding sequence ATGTCGGTCTGCTACCGTCCCCCAGGGAACGAGACACTGCTGAGCTGGAAGACTTCGCGGGCCACAGGCACAGCCTTCCTGCTGCTGGCGGCGCTGCTGGGGCTGCCCGGCAACGGCTTCGTGGTGTGGAGCTTGGCGGGCTGGCGGCCTGCACGGGGGCGACCGCTGGCGGCCACGCTTGTGCTGCACCTGGCGCTGGCCGACGGCGCGGTGCTGCTGCTCACGCCTCTCTTTGTGGCCTTCCTGACCGGGCAGGCCTGGCCGCTGGGCCAGGCGGGCTGCAAGGCGGTGTACTACGTGTGCGCGCTCAGCATGTACGCCAGCGTGCTGCTCACCGGCCTGCTCAGCCTGCAGCGCTGCCTCGCAGTCACCCGCCCCTTCCTGGCGCCTCGGCTGCGCAGCCCGGCCCTGGCCCGCCGCCTGCTGCTGGCCGTCTGGCTGGCCGCCCTGTTGCTCGCCGTCCCGGCCGCCGTCTACCGCCACCTGTGGAGGGACCGCGTATGCCAGCTGTGCCACCCGTCGCCGGTCCACGCCGCCGCCCACTTGAGCCTGGAGACTCTGACCGCCTTCGTGCTTCCTTTCGGGCTGATGCTCGGCTGCTACAGCGTGACGCTGGCACGGCTGCGGGGCGCCCGCTGGGGCTCCGGGCGGCACGGGGCGCGGGTGGGCCGGCTGGTGAGCGCCATCGTGCTTGCCTTCGGCTTACTCTGGGCCCCCTACCACGCAGTCAACCTTCTGCAGGCGGTCGCAGCGCTGGCTCCACCGGAAGGGGCCTTGGCGAAGCTGGGCGGAGCCGGCCAGGCGGCGCGAGCGGGAACTACGGCCTTGGCCTTCTTCAGTTCTAGCGTCAACCCGGTGCTCTACGTCTTCACCGCTGGAGATCTGCTGCCCCGGGCAGGTCCCCGTTTCCTCACGCGGCTCTTCGAAGGCTCTGGGGAGGCCCGAGGGGGCGGCCGCTCTAGGGAGGGGACCATGGAGCTCCGAACTACCCCTCAGCTGAAAGTGGTGGGGCAGGGCCGCGGCAATGGAGACCCGGGGGGTGGGATGGAGAAGGACGGTCCGGAATGGGACCTTTGA
- the NOP9 gene encoding nucleolar protein 9 isoform X4, with the protein MGLGPRSPHKVGRRFPAGGKRGHGAKGSGRPLPGRKRQPWPPPDGRSEPASDSHPHLSPEALGYFRRALSALKEAPETGEERDLMVHNIMKEVETQALALSTNRTGSEMLQELLGLSPSKPLCRVWAALRSNLRTVACHRCGVHVLQSALLQLPRLLGSAAEEKEEEDGKDGPTETLEELVLGLAAEVCDDFLVYCGDTHGSFVVRTLLQVLGGTILESERARPRGSQSSEAQKAPAQECKPADFEVPETFLNRLQDLSSSFLKDIAVFITDKISSFCLQVALQVLHRKLPQFCAHLCNAVIGYLSTRSSSVDGSPLLLFLRDQTSSRLLEQVLLVLEPPRLQSLFEEHLQGQLQTLAAHPIANFPLQRLLDAVTTPELLSPVFEELSPVLEAVLAQGHPGVVIALVGACRRVGAYQAKVLQLLLEAFHCAEPSSRQVACVPLFATLMAYEVYYGLTEEEGAVPAEHQVAVAAARALGDVTVLGSLLLQHLLHFSTPGLVLRSLGALTGPQLLSLAQSPAGSHVLDAILTSPSVTRKPRRRVLQNLKGQYVALACSRHGSRVLDAIWSGAALRARKEIAAELVDVTEM; encoded by the exons ATGGGGCTGGGTCCGCGCTCTCCACACAAGGTGGGGCGCCGGTTCCCAGCTGGTGGCAAACGGGGGCACGGGGCCAAGGGGTCGGGGCGCCCCTTACCAGGCCGTAAGCGGCAACCCTGGCCGCCTCCGGATGGGCGCTCGGAGCCGGCTTCAGATTCGCACCCGCACCTGAGCCCGGAAGCTCTGGGATATTTCCGCCGGGCGCTGTCAGCATTGAAAGAGGCTCCCGAGACTGGGGAAGAACGAG ATCTGATGGTGCACAATATTATGAAGGAAGTAGAGACTCAGGCCCTAGCTTTGTCCACGAACAGGACTGGCAGTGAGATGCTGCAGGAACTGTTGGGATTGAGTCCCTCGAAACCGCTTTGTCGCGTATGGGCTGCTCTGCGCTCTAACTTGCGCACTGTGGCCTGTCACCGATGCGGGGTCCATGTATTACAAAGTGCTTTGCTACAGCTCCCTCGATTGCTGGGGAGTGCtgcagaggagaaggaggaggaggatggaaaGGATGGTCCCACGGAGACCCTGGAGGAGCTGGTCCTGGGACTAGCCGCTGAGGTGTGTGATGATTTTCTTGTCTACTGTGGAGACACACATGGCAGCTTCGTGGTCAGAACTCTGCTTCAGGTGTTAGGAGGGACTATTCTGGAGTCTGAGAGAGCCAGGCCCCGTGGTTCCCAATCATCTG AAGCACAGAAGGCCCCAGCTCAGGAATGTAAGCCAGCTGATTTTGAAGTCCCTGAAACCTTTTTGAATCGCCTTCAGGACCTGAGCTCCTCCTTTCTGAAGGACATTGCAG TGTTTATCACTGATAAGATCTCCAGCTTCTGTCTTCAAGTGGCTTTACAGGTTTTACACCGCAAACTTCCCCAGTTTTGCGCTCATCTCTGCAATGCTGTGATTGGCTACCTGAGTACTCGCAGTTCCTCAGTAGATGGCAG TCCCCTACTGCTATTTCTCCGAGATCAGACGAGTTCCAGACTCCTGGAGCAGGTCCTGCTGGTGTTGGAGCCCCCAAGACTCCAGAGCCTCTTTGAGGAGCACTTGCAGGGGCAGCTGCAGACCCTGGCTGCACATCCCATTGCCAACTTCCCTTTGCAGCGCTTACTGGATGCAGTCACTACCCCTGAGCTG CTGTCCCCTGTGTTTGAGGAGCTGAGCCCTGTCTTGGAAGCTGTATTGGCCCAGGGCCACCCAGGGGTAGTCATTGCCCTGGTGGGGGCCTGTCGCAGAGTTGGGGCCTACCAAGCCAAGGTCCTACAGCTCTTGTTGGAG GCATTCCACTGTGCAGAGCCCTCATCCCGGCAAGTGGCCTGTGTGCCTCTCTTTGCCACTTTGATGGCTTATGAGGTGTACTATGGACTGACGGAGGAGGAGGGGGCAGTACCTGCAGAGCACCAG GTGGCAGTGGCCGCAGCCAGAGCCTTGGGGGATGTGACAGTCCTTGGGTCTCTACTGCTCCAGCATCTGCTGCACTTCTCCACTCCTGGTCTTGTACTTCGAAGTCTGGGTGCCTTGACAGGACCACAGCTTCTGTCCCTGGCCCAAAGTCCCGCTGGCTCTCATGTGCTCGATGCCATCCTGACCAGCCCCTCTGTGACGCGCAAGCCGCGCCGCCGTGTGCTGCAGAACCTAAAG GGACAATATGTGGCTCTGGCCTGTAGTCGCCATGGCAGCCGTGTGCTAGATGCCATCTGGAGTGGAGCAGCCTTGAGGGCCCGGAAGGAAATTGCTGCTGAGCTGG TGGACGTGACGGAGATGTGA